CAAACATAATCTGTAAGTGGGAAGTTGGAAAACCCTATGAGCGCGATTTCCTCAGGCATCTTTATAGAATTGTCTCTAAAATATCGGTAACAATCTGCAGTTACTTTATCCCAGCAAGATAATATGGCATCAGGCTTTTCTTTTAATCTTAGGAGCTCTTTCAATACTTTTTCTGTTTCTGAAAAATGAATGCCTCCTAAAGGACAATATTTAATATATTGATGCAATGGTTTGATTTGGTTGTCTTTTAAAGCTTCTATGTAGCCGCGATTTCGTTCCTGTACAATATCTAAATTTTTCGAACCCCCAATAAATGCAATTTTCGTAAAACCTTCCTTAATCAAATGTTCAACAGCTTTGTAAGCTCCCTGATAATTGTCAGAAATGGTTTTATGTGTGGCAATTTTCGTAGTTACTCTATCGAAGAAGACCATCGGCATTCCTTGTATATCTAAGGATTGGAAATGTGAAATGTCCTTTGTTTCCGAAGCTAATGAAATTAATAAACCATCTACGCGTGAAGATAAATAGTCAGCCGCTTCCACTTCTCTTTTATATGATTCATCAGTTTGGACTATCGATATCTGGTAACCTTTTTCATAAGCAACCGATTCGATACCATTGATGACTTGTGAACAAAAGCTATTACTAATTTGACTAATGATAATGCCAATGGATTTATTGCGTTTTGTTTGAAGACTTAATGCGATTGGGTTAGGCCTATAATTCATTTTCTTCGCATAATCCATCACCAGCTTTTTTGTTTCTCTGCTAATTTCATGACTATCACGGAGCGCTCTGGAAATAGTAGAAACGCTCAACTTTAAATCTTTTGCGATATCTTTTATAGTAATAGACTGAAACTTCATCTTCCAACAAATATACTTATTTCCCTGTTTAGAATAGAAAGCTTTCGGCAACGGTTGCGTAAATAATTATGCAAACTGAATGTAAATTAGATACCGATTTAATTACCTTGCTCATCCACAGAACCTTTTTTTTAAAAAAACTCATTTAATATAAAATTTAGAAAATGAAACCATTTTTGAATAAAGATTTCCTTTTGGAAACGGAAACAGCTAAATCTCTATATCACAATGTGGCATCTAAAATGCCTATAATCGATTATCACTGTCATCTTTCACCTGAGTTAATTGCCCAGGATTATCAATTTAAAAATATTACAGAGGCCTGGCTGGGAGGTGATCACTATAAATGGCGGGCAATGCGGGCCAACGGCATAGATGAAAGTTATATTACTGGTGTTAAATCGCCGGAAGAAAAATTTGCCAAGTGGGCAGAAACGGTGCCTTATACAATGCGCAATCCTTTATATCATTGGACACATTTAGAATTGCAACGGTACTTTGGGGTATCAGAAATATTAAATAAGCAATCCTCCGCTATTATCTATGATACAACTTCAGGGTTATTACAAACGCCGGAATATTCGGTCCGCAACCTCTTAATAAAGATGAATGTAAAGGTTGTATGCACCACAGATGACCCTTGTGATGATTTGCGTTTTCATCAGCAACTAAAGAAAGAAGGATTTGAAATCCCTATCCTGCCGGCATTCCGACCCGATGCGGCAATGAATGTGGATAATATTAAAGTCTTTAATCAGTATATTGAAAAATTAGAAAAAATTGGAAACGTTTCCATATCCAATTTTAATGATTATATTGCATCCCTAAAATTCAGGCATGATTACTTTGACGCGAATGGCTGTGGTGTTTCGGATCATGGGTTGGAAGAGATATACGCAGATGATTATACTCAAAGAGAAATTGAAATGATCTTTGACAAGATAAGATCAGGAAAGGATATCAGTCCGCAGGAAAACAGGCAATTTAAATCTGCGATGCTGATGCAATTTGCTGAATGGGATTTTGAAAAAGATTGGGTGCAACAATATCATTTAGGCGCAATACGTAACAATAACATGCGTTTGCAAAATATATTGGGTGCCGATGTAGGATGTGACTCGATCGGAGATTTTAAGCAAGCAAGATCATTGTCGAAGTTCTTAAATAGATTGGATGAAAGGGGTCACCTGGCAAAAACTATTTTGTACAATTTGAACCCGGCTGATAATGAATTATTTGCTACGATGGCGGGTAATTTTAATGATGGAAAAACGATTGGGAAAGTGCAATATGGCGCAGCTTGGTGGTTTCTGGATCAGAAAGATGGTATGACCAAGCAAATAAATGATTTGTCGAATTTGGGTTTATTGAGTCGTTTTGTTGGGATGCTTACAGATTCGCGTAGTTTTCTTTCTTTCCCAAGACATGAATATTTCAGAAGAATATTGTGTAATTTATTTGGTAATGAAATTGAAAATGGCGAGATACCCAATGACAAAGAATGGATGGAAGAAATGATGACAAATATTTGTTTTAATAATGCGAAAAATTATTTTGGTTGGAATGGTATTATTTAAACAGAAGAACCTTATAAATTTTGCTTTACCTATTGCCTCCATGTCATTAGAGATCGCAGCAAGCAAGCTCTTTTGGTTTGTTTTGGTAGATAAAAAAATAAAACTTAGATAACAAAAAAAATAAAATCAATGTCAAAAAAAGTAGTAACATTTGGTGAAATCATGTTGAGATTGGCCCCTCAAGGATTTTTAAGATTTTCACAAGCAGATAATTTTGATGTCGTTTATGGTGGTGGAGAATCCAATGTCGCTGTCTCACTGGCGAATTATGGAATTCCTGTCGATTTTGTAACCCGTTTACCAAAAAATGATATTGGCCAATGCGCAATGATGGAAATGCGCAAAAGAGGCGTTGGCGTGGATAAAATTGTTTGGGGAGGGGATCGTTTAGGCATCTATTTTCTTGAAACCGGTGCGGTCAGCAGAGGTAGTAAAGTCGTTTATGACAGAGCACATTCTGCAATGTCTGAAATACAGTTAGGGATGATCAATTGGGAAAAGGTTTTTGAAGGTGTAGATTGGTTTCATTGGACGGGAATTACACCGGCAATTTCTCAAAGTTCTGCAGATGTTTGTTTGGAAGCGGTAAAAGTTGCGAGTAAACTTGGAATTACCATTTCAACAGATTTAAATTATCGGGCAAAACTTTGGAAATATGGTGGCGACAGAGAGGCAATTATGACGGAATTAACTTCACATTGTGACATTATTTTAGGAAATGAAGAAGATGCAGAAATGCATTTCGGAATAAAACCAGAAGGAGCAGCTGTTCAAACGCACGGTCATGACGTTAAAGCAGAAGCATTTTTATCGGTTTGTCAGCAAATGATGAAAAAATTCCCCAAAGCAAAAAAAGTAATTACTACTTTAAGAGGTTCAATTTCCGCCTCGCACAACACTTGGGCAGGCGTTTTATACGATGGCAAAGAAATGTTGCAAACGCGTCAGTATCAAATTACAGATATTGTTGACAGAGTGGGCGGAGGAGATTCATTTATGGGAGGACTAATTTACGGGCTTTTAACTTATCCTGATAATGACCAGAACGCCTTAGATTTTGCAGTTGCAGCATCTTGTTTGAAACATACCATAAAGGGTGATGCCAATCTGGTAACAGTAGATGAGGTGAATAAATTAATGGGAGGCGATGCTTCAGGAAGAGTTGCAAGATAAATTATAACTGATAATTGATGACTGATTTTTAAAGTTGTCAATAAAAATATATTCTATGATTATAGATTCTTTACAGAATGCCAAAAAATATGCGAGCTTACATCCACTATTTGCTAAAGCATTTACATTTCTTGAAAACAAAGATTTGAATTCCTTAGAAGAGGGAAAATCTGAAATTTCTGATGGTTTAAAATTAATTGTAAGCAATGGAAACGGAAAAACTGCGGAAGAAAGTTTAAAGAAATTTGAATGCCACGATAAGAATATCGATATTCAAATTTGTATAAAAGGTTCAGAAACCATTGCCTGGAAACCAAGAGAAAAATGCAGTCATCCAAACGGTGAATATAATCCTGAAAAAGATGTTCGTCATTTCAATGATGAACCGGATATGTGTTTTCAATTAAATGATAATCAGTTTGTTATTTTCTATCCAGAAGATGTTCACGCACCAATGATCGGCGAGGGCACCATAAAAAAAATAGTATTTAAAGTTAAAATTTAATAAAATGAGCAACATACAAAAAGTTTCAAATGCAATTGTTCAACAGGGAATTCTTCCATTGTATTTTAATGCAGATGAACAAGTCACGTTGGATGTTTTAAAAAGTATTTATAAAGCAGGTATTAGAGCTGTAGAATATACCAATCGAGGCGAAGCTGCTCTGAAAAATTTCGCTAAAATGGTTGCCTTAAGAAATGCAGAAATGCCTGATTTACTTTTGGGTATTGGTACCATAAAGAATTTAGAACAAGCTAAAGATTTTGAAAAAGCAGGCGCAGATTTTTACATCAGCCCTGGTTTTGTTCCAGAAGTTGCAAATTATTTGCTATCAAAGGATTTATTTTATAGTCCGGGTTGTATGACGCCAGGTGAAATTATCGCTGCCGAAAATGCTGGGGTAGGATTTATAAAATTATTCCCAGGCAATATGCTTGGCCCAAGTTTTTTAAGTGGCATCAAAGATATTTTCCCAAAATTATTATTTATGCCAACAGGTGGCGTAGATACTACCAGAGAGAGCATTGAAAGCTGGTACAAAGCTGGTGTTTCTGCAGTAGGTATGGGAAGCAAATTGATTAGTAAAAAATTAATGGAGTCAAAAGATTATACAACTATCGAATCTGACACCAAAATAGTTTTAGAATTGATTCAAGATATCAAACGAAGATAAAACAGCAGTTTTCAGGAATAAATTGTAAGCTTAGAAGAGGTGCGAAAGTAAGAGAATAAGCATTCATAAGTGATTTAAGACAAGTTTTTAGGCAGTAGAAATGTGTAACAAACATTCGTAAAGAGTCAATTGAACATTAGGATTATAAAAGCGTTCCCGAATTAACTACAAAGGCATTAAATATTATTCATTCAATTAAACAAATCAAAAATGGCTGCTACCGAAAAAGTAGGAAAATATAGGTGGACGATTTGCGCGTTGTTGTTTGCGGCAACAACCATCAATTATTTAGACAGACAGGTATTGAGCCTTCTCGGTCCGAACTTATTAAAAGAATATCATTGGACACACGCCGATTATGCGAATATCACAGGGATATTTCAATTGGTG
The Arachidicoccus soli DNA segment above includes these coding regions:
- a CDS encoding LacI family DNA-binding transcriptional regulator, encoding MKFQSITIKDIAKDLKLSVSTISRALRDSHEISRETKKLVMDYAKKMNYRPNPIALSLQTKRNKSIGIIISQISNSFCSQVINGIESVAYEKGYQISIVQTDESYKREVEAADYLSSRVDGLLISLASETKDISHFQSLDIQGMPMVFFDRVTTKIATHKTISDNYQGAYKAVEHLIKEGFTKIAFIGGSKNLDIVQERNRGYIEALKDNQIKPLHQYIKYCPLGGIHFSETEKVLKELLRLKEKPDAILSCWDKVTADCYRYFRDNSIKMPEEIALIGFSNFPLTDYVCPSLSVIQQQSEGIGIKAATQLISLLEKKRKPETFDMEILMPELIIRASSKNKETNVR
- the uxaC gene encoding glucuronate isomerase, translating into MKPFLNKDFLLETETAKSLYHNVASKMPIIDYHCHLSPELIAQDYQFKNITEAWLGGDHYKWRAMRANGIDESYITGVKSPEEKFAKWAETVPYTMRNPLYHWTHLELQRYFGVSEILNKQSSAIIYDTTSGLLQTPEYSVRNLLIKMNVKVVCTTDDPCDDLRFHQQLKKEGFEIPILPAFRPDAAMNVDNIKVFNQYIEKLEKIGNVSISNFNDYIASLKFRHDYFDANGCGVSDHGLEEIYADDYTQREIEMIFDKIRSGKDISPQENRQFKSAMLMQFAEWDFEKDWVQQYHLGAIRNNNMRLQNILGADVGCDSIGDFKQARSLSKFLNRLDERGHLAKTILYNLNPADNELFATMAGNFNDGKTIGKVQYGAAWWFLDQKDGMTKQINDLSNLGLLSRFVGMLTDSRSFLSFPRHEYFRRILCNLFGNEIENGEIPNDKEWMEEMMTNICFNNAKNYFGWNGII
- a CDS encoding sugar kinase; this translates as MSKKVVTFGEIMLRLAPQGFLRFSQADNFDVVYGGGESNVAVSLANYGIPVDFVTRLPKNDIGQCAMMEMRKRGVGVDKIVWGGDRLGIYFLETGAVSRGSKVVYDRAHSAMSEIQLGMINWEKVFEGVDWFHWTGITPAISQSSADVCLEAVKVASKLGITISTDLNYRAKLWKYGGDREAIMTELTSHCDIILGNEEDAEMHFGIKPEGAAVQTHGHDVKAEAFLSVCQQMMKKFPKAKKVITTLRGSISASHNTWAGVLYDGKEMLQTRQYQITDIVDRVGGGDSFMGGLIYGLLTYPDNDQNALDFAVAASCLKHTIKGDANLVTVDEVNKLMGGDASGRVAR
- a CDS encoding YhcH/YjgK/YiaL family protein, coding for MIIDSLQNAKKYASLHPLFAKAFTFLENKDLNSLEEGKSEISDGLKLIVSNGNGKTAEESLKKFECHDKNIDIQICIKGSETIAWKPREKCSHPNGEYNPEKDVRHFNDEPDMCFQLNDNQFVIFYPEDVHAPMIGEGTIKKIVFKVKI
- a CDS encoding beta/alpha barrel domain-containing protein, with the translated sequence MSNIQKVSNAIVQQGILPLYFNADEQVTLDVLKSIYKAGIRAVEYTNRGEAALKNFAKMVALRNAEMPDLLLGIGTIKNLEQAKDFEKAGADFYISPGFVPEVANYLLSKDLFYSPGCMTPGEIIAAENAGVGFIKLFPGNMLGPSFLSGIKDIFPKLLFMPTGGVDTTRESIESWYKAGVSAVGMGSKLISKKLMESKDYTTIESDTKIVLELIQDIKRR